GTACATTGCATGTATTTTCCCTACTTTGTTGTGTAATTGTATTTGTCATAAAAATAAACGACAGCCAAGTATGAAATATTTGGAGCGAAAACTTTATCGTCTTAAAAATCAAAAGAGctaacaaaacattaaaaacatttaaataacagATAATTAAGTTAATAAAAATTACAAGACGTTTTTCCTGATAATCtatattaaagatatatcacCAAATAATCACAATTATTTTCTACCTTAGCTCATCGTCAAATTCGTTATTTCTGTATGTATCAGAAGTTCCTGCAACTGATCTCAGCTTATCCTTTCGAACGCTGTTTCCTGAGTTGATATCTGCTGCAAAGTTAAACTTTCCACCAGCATCTGGGTCCGACGAGAGATGGATAACGTCACCATTACCTTTCAACAGAAAACATAGAATGACTATGACCATTAAGACGTTTAATGCCTAATTAGTCCCATTACTAAATAAAATGCACTTCCACTTGTAACATTTTTGCCCATGCAATTGGTACTACATTAAGCTCAAATCTGATTTCTACCATGCTGTCAAATTTTAGTACACAGAAGACCGCTTCACACTGGTTAAACGCAATACACTTTCCATTCTGACAGATGCGAGGAGAAAATAAGAAGGTCAACATATCGGGTAATACGATTTTTAGTGTGTGTTTCTCCCAGACAGATTTCTTCAGAAagcatatttgtttttttcttctgaacATTTTGTTTATCCATTGCTTTGATGGATTACTCTATGGGATATTAACTGACAGATAACTCGAAAAGTCTTTTATTATTTACAACTGCCATTTGACAGTGAATGTCTTGTAAACATGGAAGTTTGGTAAACATTTCGATTAATCAATACATTTGCAGATATTGCTTCAGTTTTGTCTGTAAAATGTATACATCCActtaaaaatgtgcaaaattcttctttcagtttacatatttctgtaaaatttctaaatttgatAGTGTTTAAGCAtggaatacatttttattaataataatgtttgaaaacaatgtattaacaagaggaccatgatggtcctgaatcgctcacctcttcccacatgacccagttttgagtatgacatcgttttttctattatttgacatagtgacctagtttttgagctcatgcgatccagttttgaacttgacctagatattatcaagataaaaattctgaccaattttcatgaagatccatttaaaaatatggtctctagagaggtcacaaggtttttctattatttgacctattgacctagttttcgaaggtacgtgaccctgttttgaactttatctagatatcatcgagatgaacattctcactaattttcatgaagatctcatgaaaaatatggcctctagagaggtcacaaggtttttctatttttatacttactggtctagtttttgaaaacatgtgacccagtttcgaaaatgacctagatatcatcaaggtgaacattcagatcaattttcatgaagatccattgaaaaatatggcctctagagaggtcaaaagatttttctaattttagacctactggcctagtttttgaccgcagttgacccagtttcaaacctgacctagatatcatgaagatgaacattcagaccaactttcatacagatcccatgaaaagtatggcctctagagaggtcacaaggtttttctattatttgacctactgacctagtttttgatggcacgtgacccagtttcaaacttgatctagatatcatcaagatgaacattctgaccaattttcatgaagatccattcaagggtatggcctgtagagaggtcacaaggtttttctattttaagacctactgacctattttttaatcacagttgacccaatttcaaacgtgacctatatatcatcaagataaacattcagaccaactttcatacagatcccatgaaaaatatggcctctagagaggtcacaacgttttttcattatttgacctactgacctactttttgaaggcacgtgacccactttcgaatttgacctagatatcatcaagatgaacattctgaccaatttttatggagatccattcacaagtatggcctctagagaggtcacaaggtttttctatttttagacctactgacctagtttttgattgcacatgaccctgtttcgaatctgacctagatattatcaagatgaacattctgatcaactttcatacagatcccatgaaaaatatggcctctagagaggtcacaaggtttttctattatttgacctactgacctagtttttgaggccacgtaacccactttcgaacttgacctagatatcatcatgatgaacattcagaccaactttcatacagatcccatgaaaaatatggcctatagaggtcacaaggtttttgtattatttgacctactgacctagtttttgaggccacgtgacccactttcaaacttgacatagatatcatcaagatgaacattctgaccaattttcatgaagatctcatgaaatatatggcctctagagatgtcataagtttttctatttttagacctactgacctagtttttgaccgcacgtgacccagtttcgaacttggcctagatatcatcaagatgaacattcagaccaactttcatataggtcccatgaaaaatatggcctctagagaggtcacaaggtttttctattatttgacctactgaccgagtttttgaggccacgtgacccaatttcgaacttgacctagatatcatcaaggtgaacattctgaccaattctcatgaagatcttatgaaatatatggcctctagagaggtcacaacgtttttctatttttaaacctactgacctagtttttgaccgcacgtgacccagtttcgaacttggcctagatatcatcaaggggaacattctgaccaattttcataaagattccatgaaaaaagTGAcgtctagagtggtcacaagcaaaagtttacgcatgcacgcacggacggacggacggactgacggacggacgacggacgctgcgcgatcacaaaagctcaccttgttactttgtgacaggtgagctaaaaatgccacaatttgacattatatatatgattatatatttcagaaatgtaaGTCGCGTTGAGGAAATTTGACCGAGAGACCGACATACATTTTTTCTCTTCTTGTTTACATGAAATTGCTCCATTGCTTTTCTGAATTTACACAATACATACAGTTTGAATAGAAGaacatgtattattatattatgttGCAAATAATTCAGTTCAAGAACTTAGAAACTAACGTATATTGCCTGAAATTAgcatattttaactgatttttatgGAAAACAAACAGAAGGTCACAAGCAAGACTTGCATATTGGCTGTCTCTACTCCCTCTATTAAGTATAAATCATCATATCTTAAGGCCAGTGTTATATAATTACTTATTCGGTTAGCTTTCTAAATTTTAGTATTCAAAAACCTGAAATGAAGGCAGTCGGACAATAAGTTTGTTGCATGACTGGGTAATGACCGCCATTTTATATATACTATATGTAAATAATAGTCAACAAACCTGAAATGAGGGCAGTCGGACAATAAGTTTGTTGCATGACTGGGTAATGACCGCCATTGTATATATACTATATGTAAATAATAGTCAACAAACCTGAAATGAGGGCAGTCGGACAATAAGTTGTATATAtactatatagaggatatttgtttgtttgcagtgagatatcgaaatatatcatcaccgatacgggagacaattaaatattttcacgaaggcggagcctgggTGAAAATATCAGAactgtctcccttatcggtgatgatatatttcgatatctcactgcaaacaaacaaattttctttttattttatgctagtttgtgaagatcagcgaattttatgtttattacgtgcataaatgttcatataaatccaatatatcatgacgaaattcggatttatttaagctaccgtgttacatatggcatccgctaaattaccatggacactttggcacattaatatcgaatattggtgattaggttcattaaatcaacacgatgccattttgtttttaaaaacaaaaactgtatttaaatattttgtgtaaaaatacacagtccgcggctaacagagacattgacaaatgccggcagttaagtagaagcatatttaaaacttttcgggtcaatccgtcagttcgttgaataaccggaagcttgctttgtttaccgaAACACACGCTGaacacaggcacttggttgcactgatagtatttttcttatattggcctgtacctactgtttgttggttttaatacgtgcaccagtgctccctgtattcaaaaacattatttactgtaagtgaatcccttttattaaaaaagttaaaattttaggttagaTATTATTACAgacacaggcacttggttgcactgatagtatttttcttatatcggcctgtacctactgtttgttggttttaatacgtgcaccagtgctccctgtattcaaaaacattatttactgtaagtgaatcccttttattaaaaaagttaaaattttaggttttggtatattattacatataaggtATATATCTGACGAGGCAACGGAAGTGTATGACCGGTGTATGACGGGTAATGAAAAGGTtttgaaccactaaattattTCCGGCTTTTGAGAGTTGACCAagactgttgtctttttttttaactatataataaaaatgttacacaaggtcaaaaacaagctcacaacattaaattatagaaaaagaagttattcacaatgcacatgtcagatatttaatttataaaaattgaaaatgtatttctgtatgaaaggtagGTATATACTTCATAAGTGGCGGCAGGCAGGTAttaaaaatctctctctctctcccccctccccccccccccccccctctctctctctctctctctctctcataatgtcaagtcatctctcgactgatagagacatgggatacacgtcgacttgctagttatgttgaaaaagagttctaaaagactGTTGGGGCCGacatcagctaaaatgaaaaggctaaaggaatgttagcatggtaagtgtgattaaaaagaataagcattaaaagataaaaaaacccATAGCACTCTGGTCTAGTACATATACTTTATGGTTGCTACAACCACTTTGAAAGCTGCAAGGTCAGGGTGGTCAAGATTATTCCACAGTACATCTGAAACTTTGTGGTCAGGttattctacaaggtcaaggttattccatagtatTACTTAGGGACAAGATGGTAtatgcatattctagctgtggacggacaagtatttgtatgcttatgttttgatgttttcgtttgttgttgcgatgattatgaaattaagcgtttattagcatttaaagatatttaagtgatattttacatctgtcacactattttgcactgacaattaactataaaatatagccatggagtaaatatttggttttgatgacagctttgatttttgtgacatgtagtgcctaatttagaaggattaaactccatgtcccacttattttcccattgttctagcttgttaagattttcctggaggattttgtttccatccacagaattgatatcataataaggtaTATGTATACTACATTATCGTCGGCAAAATGTCGGATTTGAGACTTGATTGAAAATGGGAGATcgctaatataaaatagaaaatactgaGGTGTAAGGATGGAACCTTGTGGAAACCCAGATGCCATTGGTACTTCTTTGGAATTTCGCCCTCAAAAACTACAAATTGACTTTCTATCAAGTAGAAATGCATAATACCGCTTGATGACTTGTGGACAGACACCATGATCTTAACAAAAGTCTTACTGAAGTCGAGTACAATTAAGTCAGTTTTTTTATGACTGGAAGTGCTGTTAATCAGCTCACCTATTAACTCAGTTGGTTGAGTTTTACAATATCTCCTTCAGAAACGCCATGTTGGAGGTCATAAAGAATGTTACGTTTAGAAAGATGGACAGAGACATCGGATGCATAGATGTGTTCTACTGTTTTACACAGTGAatgatataacagataatttgccAAGTCATGTGGGTCCCCCTTCTTCAGTTCTTGAATAGAGGACAAACAAAATCTTATCTCTATTTTGTGGGAACAGTGCCTGAGAAGAAAAAATGTGGAAGATTACCagtagaacatcaacaatttcatcattaagtTCCTGGAGGCAACTCGACAAAAATGGTCTGGTCCTGCAGCTTTGTCTGGTTTTAGGTTAGCTAGCAATTtgagaatatccattttatcGATGGAAATTTCAGATATTATGGAGGCAGTGTTCAGAAGGctatagaattttaagtttttgaagtcagttttgtctaagataaagtgctgatttgtttaaatacggatttattattttaaatttgaaaatgaaatagattattatagtgtttgtggtcttaaaccagtgaaatgtcaaaaaggttattccataaccctacatattgctggtaagtaaatatttacacagaCTATCATCATAACTGAGGAGTTACATTTACATGCTCTTCACCAGTTTGGATTATAAGTCCTGCTTTGGTGTAGAAATCTTTCGCTTGAAAAATTTATCCTGGtacatggaaggttggtggttctatccaggtgtctaatgaagttatacctgcaggcacaccttatgtattcctccaacaacatcagatgtttgaaaaataccatgtcaagagacaggaaaaaataactgtacagcaatagaccaaatcagttattaccattcataattttatcatgtccaaaacattgcgcagTGATAATTATTTCCACTTTGGTGATTATTACATTTCactcggactttatcgtagacccctttgtaaaatctcaaactttaaactaaaataaaggtattaaatccatataatatttgaacaaaatttcaaagttttgttgtttgtagcatcgtcTGAAGCATGTgcattgaaaaatcttaatttgatatctaaaatagtgtgatatttatttctagtcactttattttcattgtagatatacttcgttatacccaagtagAAACTGGCatgtactcgaaaatgcagctctctgattggtcagttagaatccctaacgtacggtgatgtcatgttaatattataaatttctggaggtccatcatgaattctgtgaaaaattgtaatgataattcttgtacaatctttgtcgacgtgtctgtgttatggttctggctctgtaggcaaaaatcgacatgtactccagttcgttttacagtcttttccattgatctgttttagtaatacagagttaatatgtaatattaacgcaTGAAATAAGTTAGGTAGTTCTAGTTACCACGCCACGATAAATTAGTGGCTTACTACCGTTTGCAAAACCAGTCGACCGTAGTTCCGTTGCCGATAATGGCCGATAATGGCGGAGTACAATACCTTATCTTTATATCTATCCTgagaccaaatttttaagattctttaaaaagcgaattttcaacataccatcagtgcaaccaagtgcctgtgatTACAGATAAGGCAGACCTGACACGGCAACGGAAGTGTTATTCTTGTGTATGACGGGTAATGAAAAGGTtttgaaccactaaattattTCCGGCTTTTGAGCGTTGATCATGAATGTTGTCTTTTTAaaactatgtaataaaaataaattggttacacaaggtcaaaaacaagctcacaacattaaattatagaaaaagaagttattcacaatgcacatgtcagatatttaatttataaaaattgaaaatgtatctctgtatgaaaggtaggtatatacttcataagtggctgcaggcaggtattaaatctctctctctctctccctctctctctctctctctcataatgtCAAGTCATCTCACGACTGATAGAGACATGGGATACACGTCGACTTCTTGCTCTAGTTATGttgaaaaagagttctaaaagactgatgggtccgacatcagctaaaatgaaaaggctaaaggaatgttagcatggtaagtgtgattaaaaaagaacaagcattaaaagataaaaaaaacatagcactctggtctagtacatgtactttatggttgctacaaccactttgaaagcttcaaggtcagggtggtcaagattattccacagtacatctgaaactttgtggtcaggttattctacaaggtcaaggttttTCCATAGTATTACTTGGGTGCAAGATGGTAtatgcatattctagctgtggacggacaagtatttgtatgcttatgttttgacgttttcgTTTGTTGTTGCGATGATTGTGAAATTAAGCGTTTATTagcatttaacatgtttaaagatatttaagtgatattttacatctgTCACACTATTTTGCACTGACAATTAACTATAAAGTATAgccatggagtaaatatttggttttgatgacagctttgatttttgtgacatgtagtgcctaatttagaaggattaaactccatgtcccacttatttTCCCATTGTTCTAGCTTGTTAAGATTTTTCTGGAGGATTTTGTTGCCATCCacagaattgatatcataataaggtaTTTGTATACTATATTATCGTCGGCAAATAGTCGGATTTGAGACTTGATTGAAAATGGGAGATcgctaatataaaatagaaaatactgaGGTCTAAGGATGGAACCTTGTGGAAACCCAGATGCCACTGGTACTTCTTTGGAATTTCGCCCTCAAAAACTACAAATTGACTTTCTATCAAGTAGAAATGCATAATACCACTTGATGACTTGTGGACAGACACCATGATCTTAACAAAAGTCTTACTGAAGTCGAgtacaattaagtcagtttgttTACGACTGGAAATGCTGTTAATGAGCTCACCTATTAACTCAATTAGTTGAGTTTTACAATATCTCCTTCAGAAACGCCATGTTGGAGGTCATAAAGAATGTTACGTTTAGAAAGGTGGACAGAGACATCGGAGGCATAGATGTGTTCTTGTGTTTTACACAGTGAATGATATAACAGACAATTTGCCAAGTCATGCGGGTCCCCCTTCTTGAATAGAGGGCAAACAAAATCTTATCTCCATTTTGTGGGAACAGTGCCTTAGGAGATAGACTTAGAAGATTACCagtagaacatcaacaatttcatcattaagtTCCTGGAGGACAACTGGACAAAAATGGTCTGGTCCTGCAGCTTTGTCTGGTTTTAGGTTAGCTAGCAATTTGAGAACATCCATTTTATCGATGGACATTTCAGATATTATGGGGGCAATGTTCAGAAGGctatagaattttaagtttttgaaatcagttttgtctaagataaagtggtgatttgtttaaatacggattgataattttaagtttgaaaatgaaatagattatcaagtgtttgtggtcttaaaccagtgaaatgtcaaaaaggtttTTCCATAACCCTACATAGTGCTGGTAAGTAAAAATTTACACAGACTATCATCATAACTGAGGAGTTACATTTACATGCTCTTCACCATTGTGGATTATAAGCCCTGCTTTGGTGTAGAAATCTTTCGCTTAAAGAATTTATCCCGGTACATGGAAGGTTGGTGGGTCTTCCCAGGTGTCTAATGAAGTTATACCTGCAGGCACACCTTATGTATTCCTCCAGCAAcatcagatgtttgaaaaataccatgtcaagagacaagaaaaaataactgtacagcaataaaccaaatcagttattaccattcataattttatcatgtccaaaacattgctcaatgatacttatttccacTTTGGTGATTATTACATTTCACCCGGACTTTATCGTACACCcctttgtaaaatctcaaactttaaactaaaataaaggtattaaatccatataatatttaaacaaaacttcaaagttttgttgtttgtagcatcatctgaagcatgtgcagtgaaaaatcttaatttgatatctaaaatagtgtgatatttatttctagtcactttattttccaagttttcattgtaaatatacttcgttataccaaagtggaaactggcagtactcgaaaatgcaggtctctgattggtcagttagaacccctaacgtacggtgatgtcatgttaaaattataaatttctggaggtccatcatgaattctgtgaaaaattgtaatgataattctTGTACAATCTTTGTCGACGTGTCTTGTGTTATGGTTCTGGCTCTGAAGGCAAAAAGCGACATGTACTCCAGTTCGTTTTACAGTCTGTTCCATTGATCTGTTTTAGtaatacagagttaatatgtaatattaacgcaTAAAATAAGTTAGGTAGTTCTAGTTACCACGCTACGATAAATTAGTGGCTTACTACCGTTTCCAAAACCGGTCGACCGTAGTTCCGTTGCCGATAATGGCGGAGTGCTATACCTTCACTTTATATCTATCCTGAGACCAAgtttttaagattctttaaaaagcgaattCTTGACAtaccatcagtgcaaccaagtgcctgtgacgctgaaggtcagattaaaaaaacaaaataaaaatctaaacaactgtgaaatatgcgtaagtccttggaaaatcaagctgcagaattaaatatcatcatggattcaatagaaatagctaggaaatattgatctaggagctgcatagcataacaaaatggatggaagttagaacacaactggctgggctaaGTTAGACTGTTagagtgggaaagtacttcgacgaaaatgctggcatattacgtaaggttgagttgatgtcttgtgataattaactaagacaacaaccaactaaatgtgctgtcgccagttaaatctaccacacgattgtgaaccaatggaaaaaagtagaggaaacacacatatatctgtagctacatgaatggcaagacctagcaaccaagctgacaaaggtaacattatttcttttgcaagtttaattatagctagcctgttctatgtaggattgtctagcagttcatgactcgtgtatggtttgagtattagtataatccagtaattttaaaggcagcaaagggaggtaattaaagaatatatttaaagggagataatttatctgataaaaaaagaagttcggcacagtgagtgatatcgatttatatctcactgctattttccagtatttcaccaataagcataaaataaatgtaaataatagtCTACAAACCTGAAATGAGGGCAGTCGGACAATAAGTTTGTTGCATAGATGGGAAATGACCGCCATTGTATGTATATACAATAGATTCACGAACTAAaccaccaccacaatataccagaccaattacggcaaagcgcctagcagtacaaagtacaaacgaacacaaatatgccacagcaagtccactaacccaataagattagtttcggtgctgctttatatacgagcccgtaCGTACTACACATATGCACTGGTTCAGCATTTGCATATACCTATACTCAGATCTCTGTTTTCAAGTCTCACAGATCAGTAGtattattttagtctttttgactgattgggaccagagaagctgtATTATAGATCTGAGTATATAAAAAATGACACACACACAAAGATGAATTTGTGTGTTCTAAGAGACAGTGATGTCGACGTAGCCCAGTCGGCATACATTTATTTGGTAGAGTGGGTTCAATATGTCAATGCCAGACAGACAACTGAAAAGAATAAATatcctaaatatttattaatcaaatatatataatgttaccTCAGTAACATATAACCAATTCACTACAATGACCAGGTATCATGTGTAATGAAACATTATGATCTTAATAAATGTACAATgatagtaaaatgtaaacataaattatgtatcaaacaaggtcaaagttcatatatacatgtatctattcaGACTAAAAATCTATTACTCGAGATTTCAGTGCAACTGTATACTTTATATAAAGCTAAATTACGTTTCTATGAATTATTATAATTGATGTACTTTACTTTatcaaataggaaaaatgtactaacctgaaaagaataaatatcctaaatatttattaatcaaatatatatgatGTTACCTCAGTAACATATAACCAAATCACTACAATGACCAGGTATCATGTGTAATGAAGCGTTACACATAGTATCCGAGCATTGGAGATTTAGTTACGGGTGACAGGTTAGTAATTGTTAATGATGAATAGGAGACCAAAGAGCAAGGTTTTGAGAAAATAATGGACCGACATATAGGGCAAGTATAGGATTTAAACTGTTATTCATGATTTTAGACTATTGGTTTATCATTGGTGATTACACGTTGATATAGAACGCtgataataacaaaatatcagttaAGTGGGTGTACTGTTAAAATGGCGTCCTATGACAGTGACACCTTGATAATTTGTCGAATTGTTTTCATTAGATCCACggatatatgtttatatttggcGCGCATCTTTCAGATGTTCAAATGTACATCAGAATCTTATTATCACCACAGCCAGAGATCGAAAAAAATGTGCCTAGTAggcatttatttaaattatttaatttagatAAACTATTCTTGCTTTTCGAATCGGGAGTATATGAATCTGATGAATTATAAGATGGTGTGTAAACTATCCACCTTTCAAACAACGATCTGTCAgcatgtttaatttatttcagaaaagagTAAATGTCAATGTCTGAATGTGCAAGCAAAAATCGATTTTAGAAATTGACAAATTAaacgtttttcattttaaatttataattttgttaaattctttaaatgtttAGATATTTCAAACGGGTACAATAAATCAGACAACTTTTTTGCGTACGCTCTGTTATCTCTTGCTTGTTAATCTTATTACCTTTTATGGCAAATAATGTAGACACCATACTAGGgggtaataaattgtaataattgGGGCTGATAACGGGTATTTTGCACTTTTATGACACTGTGCTCAATAAACATGTTTCGTTGAAAGAAAAGAGACATTTAATtgcagcaataaaataaaaagccatacaatagtaataataatgttttattctttaattaatccttagcctgctggcggcaagtgattctgcttttgcgaccagtgcagaccaagatcacgtctgttc
This genomic stretch from Mercenaria mercenaria strain notata unplaced genomic scaffold, MADL_Memer_1 contig_2077, whole genome shotgun sequence harbors:
- the LOC128552144 gene encoding phospholipase A and acyltransferase 3-like encodes the protein MASQSTVRARNLMEGDLIEFDRAMGTYSHWAVYVGNGDVIHLSSDPDAGGKFNFAADINSGNSVRKDKLRSVAGTSDTYRNNEFDDELRCCAWDI